The following proteins are co-located in the Malus sylvestris chromosome 13, drMalSylv7.2, whole genome shotgun sequence genome:
- the LOC126595439 gene encoding uncharacterized protein LOC126595439 — translation MSKQFVSFLENKGIVHMVSCPYTPQQNGLAERKHKHVVETAITLMSNANLPHIGSAIQNADLHSSRHLSHEFSGYNDTFSLGNSLNSGSTSPVVSAQNELVSATSNSMESVHSGIANLSPHQHHHHHSGIEAISQSPLFPMYQSSQLEVILPPISSSSQHSLSGNSSDTQTVTSVHLMVTRLRSGAIERKHYAGFLATFLELHTLQLSDEDLFHGGYSFISEVTDSTEPSCVMKAVSIPQWQCAIQEEYDSLIAQGTWILVRAPEDRSIVGSKWVYKVKKNPDGSVSRFKLFMKIEDGETIILLLYVDDIILTGSNSVKIQKKIEELSAMFNLKNLGRLTYFLGLQIQYRQNGDIFVNQAKYVKDLIHKAGLDSCKSATTPCKPHHQLLASEETMLSDPNVHFGAVKRILRYLQGTINHGIVYSTQSESNLTAFSDSNWAGDLNTRRSVTGYVVFIGNNPVSWQSKKQSSVSRSSTEAEYKALAHTATDIAWMRPRY, via the exons ATGAGTAAACAGTTTGTGAGTTTCCTTGAGAATAAAGGAATTGTTCATATGGTGTCATGTCCATATACCCCTCAGCAAAATGGTCTTGCTGAGAGAAAGCACAAGCATGTGGTTGAGACAGCCATAACTCTAATGTCTAATGCAAAT TTGCCTCATATTGGCTCTGCAATTCAGAATGCAGATCTACACTCCTCAAGACATCTAAGTCATGAATTTTCTGGATACAATGACACATTCTCTTTAGGCAACTCATTGAATTCTGGTAGTACAAGTCCGGTTGTTTCAGCACAAAATGAATTAGTATCTGCCACTAGTAATTCTATGGAATCAGTACACTCTGGAATTGCAAATCTCAGTCCCCAtcaacaccatcaccatcactcTGGTATAGAAGCTATATCACAATCACCCTTGTTTCCTATGTATCAAAGTTCTCAATTAGAGGTAATTCTTCCTCCCATCTCATCATCATCTCAGCATTCCTTATCTGGAAATTCTAGTGATACTCAAACTGTGACATCAGTTCATCTAATGGTGACAAGATTAAGAAGTGGTGCAATAGAGAGGAAACATTATGCTGGTTTCTTAGCTACTTTTCTTGAACTTCACACATTACAATTGAGTGATGAGGATTTATTTCATGGAGGATATTCTTTTATTTCAGAAGTCACAGATTCAACTGAGCCTTCATGTGTCATGAAAGCTGTTTCAATTCCTCAGTGGCAATGTGCAATACAAGAGGAATATGATTCACTAATAGCTCAAGGTACATGGATTTTAGTTCGAGCCCCTGAAGATAGATCTATTGTTGGTAGCAAGTGGGTTTACAAAGTTAAAAAGAACCCAGATGGAAGTGTGTCAAG ATTCAAGTTATTCATGAAAATAGAAGATGGTGAGACTATTATACTATTGTTGTATGTAGATGATATAATTCTAACTGGATCCAATTCTGTCAAAATccagaaaaaaattgaagaactcTCTGCAATGTTTAACTTGAAGAATTTGGGAAGACTTACATATTTTTTGGGTTTACAGATTCAATATAGGCAGAATGGTGACATTTTTGTGAATCAAGCTAAGTATGTAAAGGATTTAATTCACAAGGCAGGTTTGGATTCTTGTAAATCAGCAACAACTCCTTGCAAACCTCATCATCAATTACTTGCCTCAGAAGAGACAATGCTATCAGATCCAA ATGTACACTTTGGGGCAGTAAAAAGGATATTAAGATATCTCCAAGGAACAATAAATCATGGTATAGTATATTCAACACAGTCAGAATCCAACTTAACAGCATTTTCTGATTCAAACTGGGCTGGTGACTTGAACACCAGAAGATCTGTGACAGGTTATGTAGTGTTTATTGGGAACAATCCTGTGTCTTGGCAATCAAAGAAACAGTCTTCAGTTTCAAGGAGTTCTACTGAAGCTGAATATAAAGCACTTGCTCATACTGCAACCGACATTGCTTGGATGagaccaaggtattaa
- the LOC126597757 gene encoding uncharacterized protein LOC126597757: MDHVIGCKTSHEAWIVLQERYGSVSGVRINQLKTEFHTSQKGGETVDKFLLRLKGIREQFMSVGEKITDNDYIIAVLTGLPTEFEMIKTVILARETPISMKDFRAQLLSAEGTIDSRIQSVTSCMSAMYVNGANSDNQRFQGGFEQGESSNAQRFQEDQFSNGFQGGSGFMGHGNRGLHPQQRDNNYSNRKFAGGNNYSSGSNNSQFYSGGNNVGNRSGGNGGNFSGNNNYSTRGNSYSTGGNSSGGNNRNSFSSNGSNIGKWNGNPSFKVGVSPECQICSRRGHTAPNCYYRSENGNSQSSGITMCQICGKRGHIALECYRRNNYAYQWSPPPPYLAAMTAQTQIDKNEGQGNKGDHVPRQE; the protein is encoded by the exons ATGGATCATGTAATTGGATGTAAAACATCTCATGAGGCTTGGATTGTTTTGCAAGAAAGATATGGGTCAGTTTCAGGAGTTCGAATTAATCAGTTGAAAACTGAGTTTCACACCTCACAGAAAGGTGGGGAAACTGTGGATAAGTTCTTGTTAAGATTGAAAGGCATTAGGGAGCAGTTTATGTCTGTAGGAGAGAAAATTACTGATAATGATTACATAATTGCAGTGTTGACTGGTTTGCCAACTGAGTTTGAAATGATCAAAACTGTAATTTTGGCAAGGGAAACACCAATTTCTATGAAAGATTTTAGGGCACAATTGTTGAGTGCAGAAGGAACAATTGATTCAAGGATTCAATCTGTAACATCCTGTATGTCTGCAATGTATGTCAATGGTGCAAATTCTGATAATCAAAGGTTCCAAGGTGGTTTTGAACAGGGAGAAAGTTCGAATGCTCAAAGATTTCAAGAAGATCAGTTCAGTAATGGTTTTCAAGGAGGATCTGGTTTTATGGGACATGGGAATAGAGGTCTCCATCCTCAACAGAGAGATAATAATTACAGCAACAGAAAGTTTGCTGGTGGTAATAACTATTCTAGTGGGAGCAATAACTCACAATTTTATTCTGGTGGAAATAATGTGGGAAATAGAAGTGGAGGAAATGGAGGAAATTTCTCTGGCAATAATAATTACTCTACTAGAGGTAATTCTTACTCTACTGGAGGTAATTCTTCTGGTGGGAATAATAGGAATTCATTCTCTAGTAATGGTTCAAACATAGGTAAATGGAATGGCAACCCTAGTTTCAAGGTTGGTGTTTCTCCTGAATGTCAGATTTGCTCTAGGAGAGGGCATACAGCTCCTAATTGCTACTATAGGTCTGAAAATGGAAATTCTCAATCATCTGGGATTACAATgtgtcaaatttgtggaaaaAGGGGGCATATTGCTCTCGAATGCTACCGTAGGAACAATTATGCATATCAATGGAGTCCACCACCACCATATCTTGCTGCAATGACTGCACAAACACAGATTGATAAGAATGAAG GACAAGGCAACAAAGGTGATCATGTACCAAGGCAAGAGTGA
- the LOC126595440 gene encoding uncharacterized mitochondrial protein AtMg00240-like — protein MEGNELNDLPSYRRLVGRLIYLTITRPDLAYVVHMLSQFMEKPRQPHLDAAHKVLKYIKQAPGQGIFLPSTGSLQLQAFCDAGWVRCRDTRRSITGYCVLLGHAPISWKTKKQTTISRSSAEAEYHSMATTCCEIIWLKNILKDLRVNHP, from the coding sequence ATGGAAGGAAATGAGCTGAATGATCTTCCATCGTATAGACGACTTGTGGGCAGGTTAATATACTTGACCATAACAAGGCCTGACTTAGCTTATGTTGTTCACATGCTAAGTCAGTTCATGGAGAAACCTCGGCAACCACATCTTGATGCTGCACACAAGGTCCTCAAGTACATTAAACAAGCACCTGGACAAGGAATTTTTCTTCCTTCCACAGGCTCATTGCAATTACAAGCATTTTGTGATGCTGGTTGGGTTAGATGTCGAGATACTAGAAGGTCGATAACGGGGTACTGCGTTTTGCTTGGTCACGCACCTATTTCCTGGAAAACTAAGAAGCAAACAACAATATCTCGCTCAAGTGCAGAGGCTGAGTACCATTCCATGGCCACCACATGTTGTGAAATCATATGGCTGAAGAATATCTTGAAAGACCTAAGAGTGAACCATCCTTAG